From the Fibrobacter sp. UBA4297 genome, one window contains:
- a CDS encoding LolA family protein yields MKFSPRFFVFLSFALVQGVWALTAEQVLDKSKAWFKSGKAWSLNFRAQVFQSDSPDIQTQSGSLVVAEGDKFKLDLLGIKFFSDGESLWQWNVEQKQVLIKAVEDLSSSLHPSELLFKYLNCKALGMSEGEFAGQKLWVLKLDPSKYAGQFTKMEVWLSKKDFSPVRLFTEDPAGNATWYSIIDMKVVKKISNDDFKYKPVAGVDEIDMR; encoded by the coding sequence ATGAAATTCTCCCCCCGTTTTTTTGTTTTCTTATCGTTTGCCCTGGTGCAAGGTGTTTGGGCGTTGACGGCGGAACAGGTTCTGGACAAGTCCAAGGCTTGGTTCAAGTCGGGTAAGGCCTGGAGCCTTAACTTCAGAGCTCAGGTTTTTCAGTCGGATTCCCCGGATATCCAGACGCAGTCGGGCAGCCTCGTTGTTGCCGAAGGCGACAAGTTCAAGCTGGACTTGCTCGGCATCAAGTTCTTTAGCGATGGCGAAAGCCTTTGGCAGTGGAACGTGGAACAAAAGCAGGTGCTCATCAAGGCGGTGGAGGACTTATCTAGCTCGCTCCATCCGTCGGAACTTTTGTTCAAATACTTGAACTGCAAGGCGCTTGGCATGAGCGAAGGCGAATTTGCCGGCCAGAAACTTTGGGTCTTGAAGCTTGACCCGTCAAAGTATGCGGGGCAGTTTACCAAGATGGAAGTATGGTTATCCAAGAAGGATTTTTCCCCGGTGCGCCTCTTTACGGAGGACCCTGCAGGAAATGCGACCTGGTATAGCATTATCGACATGAAAGTGGTCAAGAAAATTTCTAATGATGATTTCAAGTACAAGCCTGTTGCAGGCGTTGACGAAATCGATATGAGGTAG
- a CDS encoding type IV pilin protein: MEQKGFSIIELMVTVVILGFLSAVAVPKLFGFIDKSKASEISVAAGTYMKMQETYTFEHGKGGNWHDIGYKSPAGNSRGIASTTNFTYDATGFYYDWSVESTISLNDCPKGNKWFINYSLSEGAHNIKFWASSDNVTDCIEGLTPSFKHLSNTATPITTPGGKN, from the coding sequence ATGGAGCAAAAAGGGTTTTCCATCATCGAACTGATGGTCACTGTCGTCATTTTAGGATTCCTATCGGCAGTAGCCGTTCCTAAGCTATTCGGCTTTATTGACAAATCCAAAGCCTCCGAAATCAGCGTAGCCGCAGGCACATACATGAAAATGCAAGAAACTTACACGTTCGAGCATGGAAAAGGCGGGAACTGGCACGACATCGGGTACAAATCTCCCGCCGGCAACAGCCGCGGAATCGCAAGCACCACAAACTTCACCTACGACGCCACAGGATTCTATTACGACTGGTCCGTTGAATCCACCATAAGCCTAAACGACTGCCCCAAAGGCAACAAGTGGTTTATCAACTACTCCCTTAGTGAAGGGGCGCACAACATCAAATTCTGGGCATCTAGCGACAACGTCACCGACTGCATAGAAGGACTGACCCCAAGTTTCAAGCACCTGAGCAACACAGCCACCCCAATCACAACGCCCGGTGGAAAAAACTAA
- a CDS encoding glycogen synthase gives MNILVVTPEAGNWKVPSPLATAVNCMTQAFANAGSQVITCSPFYKDHIIDPDKYHCVYQGVEALQNKPFEVWRSEDDPLHTYIYNEEYFGRPYVYGPPHALPYSDNHLRFAMFASAVLTYSAQSGIQFQAILGHEWGGALVGALCHTVYQEAFHNIPFFFNVHNITYDFHVQPSEIEKIGLPRKDFNMDGYEFWGKVSLLKAGILYANKVLFPSSGYRDAMLNTNLPGGLSGFLNRNSSKLLGIQFGVNYKFWDFNDEAKRPIKEAKRIAKASLGRQFEMDLSNKFIIYSHMDMESGNASETLATILSDIAKENVLIIVGISPEHPEWNYYQDVSHQYGNFIRILQFDSEEANNREKLRNTLAASDLLFAANLQEPSASIILKAMAAGTLPLTGRNVGIASMLTDYTLETAGEANAFLVDDANAPHQMLRRIKDAINVYNTEVADWDKCVVNAYSGFHYEWAKTISKYLLILGELGL, from the coding sequence ATGAATATACTCGTCGTAACTCCAGAAGCGGGGAACTGGAAGGTACCGAGCCCCCTCGCAACCGCAGTCAACTGCATGACGCAGGCTTTTGCCAACGCTGGTTCCCAGGTTATTACCTGTTCGCCGTTCTATAAAGACCATATTATCGATCCCGACAAGTATCATTGTGTTTATCAAGGCGTCGAAGCGCTACAAAACAAGCCGTTCGAGGTCTGGCGTTCCGAAGACGACCCGCTCCACACCTACATCTACAACGAGGAATACTTCGGTAGACCTTACGTTTACGGACCACCGCACGCCCTTCCCTACAGCGACAACCACCTGAGATTTGCCATGTTCGCATCGGCGGTGCTCACTTACAGTGCACAAAGCGGCATCCAGTTCCAGGCCATTCTCGGCCATGAATGGGGCGGAGCCCTCGTCGGTGCGCTCTGCCACACAGTCTACCAGGAAGCATTCCACAACATCCCGTTTTTTTTCAACGTCCATAACATTACATACGACTTCCACGTGCAGCCGAGCGAAATCGAAAAAATCGGCCTTCCGCGCAAGGACTTCAACATGGACGGCTATGAATTCTGGGGCAAGGTCAGCCTCCTCAAAGCGGGCATCCTGTACGCCAACAAGGTGCTGTTCCCATCGTCGGGCTACCGCGACGCCATGCTCAACACGAACCTCCCCGGCGGACTCAGCGGATTCTTGAACCGCAACAGCAGCAAGCTCCTCGGCATCCAGTTCGGCGTAAACTACAAGTTCTGGGACTTTAACGACGAAGCAAAACGCCCTATCAAGGAAGCAAAGCGCATTGCCAAGGCAAGCCTCGGTCGCCAGTTCGAGATGGACCTCTCGAACAAGTTTATCATTTACAGCCACATGGACATGGAATCGGGCAACGCCTCCGAAACGCTTGCGACAATTCTTTCGGACATCGCGAAAGAAAACGTCCTCATCATCGTAGGCATTTCGCCGGAACACCCCGAATGGAACTACTATCAGGATGTCTCGCACCAGTACGGCAACTTCATCCGCATCCTCCAGTTCGACTCCGAAGAAGCGAACAACAGGGAAAAATTGCGCAACACGCTTGCCGCATCGGACCTTCTGTTTGCTGCAAACTTGCAAGAGCCGTCCGCCTCGATTATCCTCAAGGCCATGGCCGCTGGCACACTCCCCCTCACAGGTCGTAACGTCGGCATCGCAAGCATGCTCACCGACTACACCCTCGAGACCGCAGGCGAAGCCAACGCATTCCTCGTCGATGACGCAAACGCCCCGCATCAGATGCTTCGCCGCATCAAGGACGCCATCAACGTGTACAACACGGAAGTCGCAGATTGGGACAAATGCGTCGTGAATGCCTACAGCGGATTCCACTACGAATGGGCGAAGACAATTTCGAAATATTTACTAATTTTGGGTGAACTGGGGCTTTAG